From Prionailurus viverrinus isolate Anna chromosome B2, UM_Priviv_1.0, whole genome shotgun sequence, the proteins below share one genomic window:
- the H1-6 gene encoding histone H1t codes for MLLRGLVWDPTFGGKRNTKAPPPRGGAVPDDAPITARRALYKALRLPLHPCPTALYAFPGTSGLCFFLRDMSETVPVATADTAPAPVENPPAKRRGRKPVGMPGSSRKTPSLSVSKLITEALAVSQERAGMSLAALKKALAAAGYDVEKNNSRIKLGLKSLVSKGTLVQIKGTGASGSFKLNKKAIPEPRKSKVKRPTSAKAKKLISKGSKSPKSAKTTQKAKKPRAATAPKAPRGSRKAKGGRGRRPAQSPGKARAGEPKAGKAKVTQQKTSTRKVASKK; via the coding sequence ATGCTGCTCAGAGGATTGGTGTGGGATCCAACTTTTGGGggtaaaagaaacacaaaggctCCTCCCCCGAGGGGCGGGGCGGTGCCTGACGATGCGCCAATCACAGCGCGCCGTGCTCTATATAAGGCTTTGAGGCTCCCCCTCCATCCCTGCCCCACTGCACTTTACGCTTTTCCTGGTACGTCAGGTCTGTGTTTCTTTCTCCGAGACATGTCGGAGACGGTTCCTGTGGCCACAGCTGACACGGCCCCGGCCCCTGTGGAGAATCCTCCAGctaagaggagggggagaaagccGGTGGGCATGCCAGGCTCAAGTCGCAAGACCCCGAGCCTTTCTGTGTCCAAGCTGATCACGGAGGCTCTCGCCGTGTCCCAGGAGCGAGCTGGCATGTCCCTGGCCGCGCTCAAGAAGGCGCTGGCGGCCGCCGGCTACGACGTGGAGAAGAACAACAGCCGCATCAAGCTGGGCCTCAAGAGCCTGGTGAGCAAGGGCACCCTGGTGCAGATCAAGGGCACCGGCGCCTCGGGCTCCTTCAAGCTCAACAAGAAGGCCATTCCTGAACCCCGCAAGAGCAAGGTCAAAAGGCCCACTTCTGCCAAGGCGAAGAAGCTGATCTCCAAGGGTTCGAAGTCCCCGAAGAGTGCCAAGACCACCCAGAAGGCCAAGAAGCCTCGGGCAGCAACAGCCCCGAAAGCACCCCGAGGCAGCAGGAAGGCTAAGGGAGGCCGGGGCAGGCGGCCGGCGCAGAGCCCAGGAAAGGCCCGAGCAGGGGAGCCCAAGGCTGGGAaggccaaggtcacccagcagaAAACCAGCACCAGGAAGGTGGCGTCCAAGAAGTAA
- the LOC125166624 gene encoding histone H4, with the protein MSGRGKGGKGLGKGGAKRHRKVLRDNIQGITKPAIRRLARRGGVKRISGLIYEETRGVLKVFLENVIRDAVTYTEHAKRKTVTAMDVVYALKRQGRTLYGFGG; encoded by the coding sequence ATGTCTGGTCGCGGCAAGGGCGGAAAAGGACTGGGCAAGGGGGGCGCCAAGCGCCACCGCAAGGTGCTGCGCGACAACATCCAGGGCATCACCAAGCCCGCCATCCGGCGGCTGGCCCGGCGCGGCGGCGTCAAGCGCATCTCCGGGCTCATCTACGAGGAGACCCGCGGCGTGCTCAAGGTGTTCCTGGAGAACGTGATCCGGGACGCCGTCACCTACACGGAGCACGCCAAGCGCAAGACGGTCACGGCCATGGACGTGGTGTACGCGCTCAAGCGCCAGGGCCGCACCCTCTACGGCTTCGGGGGCTGA